In the Desulfobacterales bacterium genome, CGCCGGCTGTCTTGCCGCAGAAGTGATTAGAAGTCACTTCAAAACCCCGTCTGAGGTCTGATAGTCCCGCTGTAAGCGGGATTGCGAGCCTCTTCAAAATGCTCACAACTCCTCCCGCCTTGGCGGGACGGCGCTTTTTTATCGGCTTGCGCCTTGTTCTCAGACCTGATCCAAGGTTTTGAAATGGCTTCTATAACCGATCTCATTTTTTGAGACATGTTCCATTTTCATGCAGCACGAAAAACGGCGTTTTATGGAATCCGAACCGCCGACACAGGAAATGCTGGATATCCGCCGGAAAGAGATCGACCCCCAGAAACTTATCCATTAGTAAAATATCTGTTTTAATAAATTTTAAATCCAGTTATAATCCCTCTAAAAAACGCCGGTGAAAGGCGTTTTATTTTTTAAATTCGTTTCAAAAGGTATTTCGCGCGTGGAAAAAAACAAGACAGTTATCGGGATTGTTTCAGACACCCATGGTCTGTTGCGTAATAGTGTTGTGGATGAATTAAATGGTTCAGCCCTGATCGTTCATGCCGGGGATTTTGATACGCCCGAGGTTCTGGCGGAAATAAAAAAAATTGCGCCGGTTTTGGCCGCCCGGGGCAACATGGACAGGGGAACCTGGGCGGAAGGTTTTGCAGCATTCGATCTTACCGAAATAGCTGAAAACAGGCTGTGCGTGATTCACGACCTTCACCATCTGGACCTGGATCCGACAGCGGCCGGCATCGCCGCGGT is a window encoding:
- a CDS encoding metallophosphoesterase family protein, whose amino-acid sequence is MEKNKTVIGIVSDTHGLLRNSVVDELNGSALIVHAGDFDTPEVLAEIKKIAPVLAARGNMDRGTWAEGFAAFDLTEIAENRLCVIHDLHHLDLDPTAAGIAAVISGHTHQPAISEHKGVLYINPGSAGPRRSGKPLSVAKLVIQNGRLVPEIVILDD